A single window of Jiangella alkaliphila DNA harbors:
- a CDS encoding 1,4-dihydroxy-2-naphthoate polyprenyltransferase: MATPGQWVEGARPRTLPAAVAPVLVGTGAAAAADGAHLGKALLALVVALALQIGVNYANDYSDGIRGTDEHRVGPFRLVGSGAARPAAVKAAALWSFAAAGVSGAALVAWSGHWWLFAVGALAIAAAWFYTGGRNPYGYRGLGEISVFVFFGLVAVAGTTYVQADELTWTSLVSAVAIGCLACALLLVNNIRDIGTDTESGKRTLAVTLGEQRSRMLYVLLMTAPFLIVAALAVTGRPWGALTLLCAPLAVVTALPVVRRATGRDLIPVLKRTGMTELAFAVLLTVGLAVG, from the coding sequence ATGGCGACGCCCGGGCAGTGGGTCGAGGGCGCCCGGCCGCGGACCCTGCCGGCCGCCGTCGCGCCGGTGCTGGTGGGTACGGGGGCCGCCGCGGCCGCCGACGGTGCGCACCTGGGCAAGGCGCTGCTGGCGCTGGTGGTCGCGTTGGCGCTGCAGATCGGCGTCAACTACGCGAACGACTACTCCGACGGCATCCGCGGCACCGACGAGCACCGGGTCGGCCCGTTCCGGCTGGTCGGATCGGGTGCGGCGCGGCCGGCGGCGGTGAAGGCGGCGGCGCTGTGGAGCTTCGCGGCGGCCGGGGTGTCCGGTGCGGCGCTGGTGGCGTGGTCGGGGCACTGGTGGCTGTTCGCCGTCGGGGCGCTGGCGATAGCGGCGGCCTGGTTCTACACCGGCGGCCGCAACCCGTACGGCTACCGCGGGCTCGGCGAGATCTCGGTGTTCGTGTTCTTCGGGCTCGTGGCCGTGGCCGGGACGACCTATGTGCAGGCCGACGAGCTGACGTGGACGTCGCTGGTGTCGGCGGTGGCGATCGGCTGCCTGGCGTGTGCGCTGCTGCTGGTCAACAACATCCGCGACATCGGCACCGACACTGAGAGCGGCAAGCGGACGCTGGCGGTGACGCTCGGCGAACAACGCAGCCGGATGCTCTACGTGCTGCTGATGACGGCGCCGTTCCTGATCGTGGCGGCGCTGGCCGTCACCGGACGGCCGTGGGGCGCCCTCACGCTGCTGTGCGCCCCACTGGCCGTGGTGACCGCGCTGCCGGTGGTCCGGCGGGCGACCGGCCGGGACCTCATCCCGGTGCTGAAGCGGACCGGAATGACCGAGCTGGCCTTCGCGGTGCTGCTGACCGTCGGCCTGGCGGTGGGCTGA
- a CDS encoding DUF4229 domain-containing protein, whose amino-acid sequence MAVLRYTLLRALVFAIATALLWLVGLRGLVLVALGLVLSGLVSFFVLRGSRDKVSIAWDRRLRTIRERTAAEDAWDDEQRSRAEADVQQPNRTDGPREA is encoded by the coding sequence ATGGCCGTTCTTCGATACACCCTGTTGCGCGCGCTGGTGTTCGCCATCGCCACCGCGCTGCTCTGGCTCGTCGGCTTGCGCGGGCTGGTGCTCGTGGCGCTCGGGCTGGTGCTCTCCGGACTGGTCAGTTTCTTCGTGCTGCGCGGCAGCCGCGACAAGGTCTCCATCGCCTGGGACCGTCGGCTGCGCACCATCCGCGAGCGCACTGCCGCCGAGGACGCGTGGGACGACGAGCAGCGCTCCCGCGCCGAGGCGGACGTCCAGCAGCCCAACCGCACGGACGGGCCGCGCGAGGCCTAG
- a CDS encoding cytidine deaminase family protein has protein sequence MNDDELIASAAAYLNPRRLDDRLIGDVASTLVTDRGNAYHGVCIDTASGTGFCAEHSAIAAMVTGGEERIEAIVAVWRDENGALYVLPPCGRCREFIRQLHPDNLGTRVVLGRDRAVPLRELLPEHEWPASLD, from the coding sequence ATGAACGACGACGAGCTGATCGCCTCGGCCGCCGCCTACCTCAACCCGCGCCGGCTCGACGACCGGCTGATCGGCGACGTCGCGTCGACGCTGGTCACGGACCGTGGCAACGCCTACCACGGGGTCTGCATCGACACGGCGTCCGGCACGGGGTTCTGCGCCGAGCACAGCGCGATCGCCGCCATGGTGACCGGCGGCGAGGAACGCATCGAGGCGATCGTCGCGGTGTGGCGGGACGAGAACGGCGCGCTGTACGTGCTGCCGCCGTGCGGCCGGTGCCGCGAGTTCATCCGGCAACTGCACCCGGACAACCTCGGCACTCGGGTCGTCCTGGGCCGGGACCGGGCCGTGCCGCTGCGCGAGCTGCTGCCCGAGCACGAGTGGCCGGCGTCGCTGGACTGA